The DNA window TAGCGATCATGTCTTAACTCTGCGATCGCTCGTCATGGTATGTCTAAGGTTGAAGTTCGGCGGCTGTTATGTTTCTACTGGCTGGGTGTGGCGAACCGGCAGGCAGAAGGCAGCATCTGCTATTCTGTTTTAACCTATATTGAATCGGCTGCTTGCTTGACAAGAGCGCCGGACTTCCTGAGAAATACATCATCAGAAGTCCAGGAATTTCCAATTGTGTTTAAAACCCTATCCAATTCGGCTTTGGTTTAAATGGCTAGGCAAGTAAGTTTGACTGACCGTCAACAACGTATTCTCTGGGCAACTGTCCGTCACTATATTGCGACGGCTGAGCCAGTCGGCTCGAAAGCTTTGGTAGACGAGTATAATCTCAGCGTCAGTCCAGCGACGATTCGCAATGCAATGGGCGTCTTAGAGAAAGCGGGGTTGCTCTATCAACCCCATACCTCGGCTGGGCGGGTTCCCTCGGACTCTGGCTATCGAATTTATGTCGATCAATTAATTAAGCCTTCTGAAGCCCTGGGGCGTCAGGTGGAGCAGTTATTCACAAACCGTTTGAGCTTAGAACATCAGAGCTTCGAGACCGTGTTGCGGGGTGCAGCACAAATTCTGGCAACGCTCAGCGGTTATATTACCCTGATCACGATGCCGCAGACTCGGACTAATCGTTTGCGGCATTTGCAACTGGTACAGCTCGATCCGGGGAGGATGATGCTGATTGTGGTGACAGATTCTTATGAGACCACTAGCGTCTTAATGGAGCTACCGCTCTCAGAATCGGAGGATGAGCAACCGGATGCAGAAATTGTAGATCGAGAGTTGCAGATTTTATCGAATTTTTTGAATAGCCATTTGCGGGGGCGATCGCTCAGTGAATTGGCAACTTTAGACTGGAGCGAACTAGACCGAGAATTTCAACGATATGTCGATTCTTTGCGAAATCTG is part of the Coleofasciculus sp. FACHB-1120 genome and encodes:
- the hrcA gene encoding heat-inducible transcriptional repressor HrcA, with the translated sequence MARQVSLTDRQQRILWATVRHYIATAEPVGSKALVDEYNLSVSPATIRNAMGVLEKAGLLYQPHTSAGRVPSDSGYRIYVDQLIKPSEALGRQVEQLFTNRLSLEHQSFETVLRGAAQILATLSGYITLITMPQTRTNRLRHLQLVQLDPGRMMLIVVTDSYETTSVLMELPLSESEDEQPDAEIVDRELQILSNFLNSHLRGRSLSELATLDWSELDREFQRYVDSLRNLLSDLIRRTSQPVTTPIMVRGVAEVLRQPEFSELQQVQTLIHLLEEEQDQLWPLIFEWPRPDVTAISDTTSGSRVTVRIGSENPLEPMRICTLISATYQQGSVPVGSVGVLGPTRMVYENAIALVEAAADYLSDALTQPA